The proteins below are encoded in one region of Ereboglobus luteus:
- a CDS encoding flavin reductase family protein yields MSSTIESVPLPESIRLINHGPTVMVTAAHGGRGNVMTAAWTLPLDFDPPKVLAIIGANSFTRELINASGEFALNVPPQALVKAALGVGSESGRDVPDKFARHGLKTFAAQKIAAPLVEGCVAWLECRVIRDANTAQNEKDYDLLFAEVVGAQADTRVFSQGHWHFETAPDELRTIHHAGSSQFYAIGEAVKTA; encoded by the coding sequence ATGTCTTCCACGATTGAATCTGTTCCGCTCCCCGAATCAATTCGCCTCATCAATCACGGCCCGACTGTGATGGTCACCGCCGCCCACGGCGGGCGCGGCAATGTGATGACCGCCGCATGGACGCTGCCGCTCGATTTTGACCCGCCGAAAGTCCTGGCGATCATCGGCGCGAACAGTTTCACGCGGGAATTGATTAACGCCTCGGGTGAGTTTGCGCTCAACGTCCCGCCGCAAGCGCTCGTGAAAGCGGCGCTTGGAGTCGGCTCCGAGAGCGGACGCGACGTGCCTGACAAATTTGCGCGCCACGGGCTCAAGACATTTGCCGCGCAAAAAATAGCCGCGCCACTGGTCGAGGGCTGCGTGGCCTGGCTCGAATGCCGCGTGATCCGCGACGCAAACACCGCGCAAAACGAGAAAGACTACGATCTTCTCTTCGCGGAAGTGGTGGGCGCGCAAGCCGACACGCGTGTTTTCTCGCAAGGCCACTGGCATTTCGAAACCGCGCCCGACGAATTGCGCACGATTCACCATGCCGGCAGCAGCCAGTTCTACGCGATCGGCGAGGCGGTGAAAACAGCGTAA
- a CDS encoding radical SAM protein produces MSAPLTNPLKSARFPFHLMTKPVGSVCNLDCTYCFYLEKARLYEGQGGHRMKREVLATYIRSYIAAQPGREVSFAWQGGEPTLCGVDFFREAMELQQRYGAGRNITNAFQTNGTLLDDEWGEFLAKHNFLVGISIDGPRRVHDGYRVDKGQNPTFDRVMNGIDVLKRHKVEFNTLTTVHRKNSHLPLDVYRFLREIGSGYIQFIPIVERAAEATAAAASGLWLAPPPTTPTPTSSTRSSPNGACAPPITAIFSALFLTNGSKPMSAASSCNNSTAPLPTGPANPPVSACFRKNADAPSPLSTTATFTPATITFIRTTSSAM; encoded by the coding sequence ATGTCCGCACCGCTCACAAATCCTCTCAAGTCCGCGCGTTTCCCGTTTCACCTCATGACCAAGCCCGTCGGCTCGGTCTGCAATCTCGATTGCACGTATTGTTTCTATCTCGAAAAGGCGCGCCTCTACGAAGGCCAGGGCGGGCATCGCATGAAACGCGAAGTCCTCGCCACCTACATCCGCAGCTACATCGCCGCGCAACCGGGTCGCGAGGTCAGCTTCGCCTGGCAGGGCGGCGAGCCCACGCTTTGCGGTGTCGATTTTTTTCGCGAGGCAATGGAGCTGCAGCAACGCTACGGCGCCGGCCGCAACATCACCAACGCCTTCCAGACCAACGGCACGCTGCTCGACGACGAATGGGGCGAGTTTCTCGCCAAGCACAATTTCCTCGTCGGCATCAGCATCGACGGTCCGCGCCGCGTGCACGACGGCTACCGCGTGGACAAGGGCCAGAATCCCACGTTCGACCGCGTGATGAACGGCATCGACGTCCTCAAGCGTCACAAGGTCGAGTTTAACACCCTCACCACCGTCCATCGCAAAAACTCGCATCTTCCTCTCGATGTTTACCGTTTCCTGCGCGAAATCGGCTCCGGCTACATCCAGTTCATCCCCATCGTTGAGCGCGCCGCCGAGGCCACCGCCGCCGCCGCGTCCGGCCTTTGGCTCGCCCCGCCCCCAACCACCCCGACGCCGACGAGCTCGACTCGGTCGTCACCCAATGGAGCGTGCGCCCCTCCGATTACGGCAATTTTCTCTGCACTGTTTTTGACGAATGGATCAAAACCGATGTCGGCCGCATCTTCGTGCAACAATTCGACTGCGCCCTTGCCAACTGGGCCGGCGAACCCGCCGGTGTCTGCGTGTTTTCGGAAAAATGCGGACGCGCCCTCGCCATTGAGCACAACGGCGACGTTTACACCTGCGACCATTACGTTTATCCGCACTACAAGCTCGGCAATGTGA
- a CDS encoding ABC1 kinase family protein translates to MKPFGWLTNAARMREIIAVLWRNGFDGFLQKIRPPSGLLRRLTPKPRSRHSLWERIRITLEELGPTFVKFGQILSMRPDAFPEPLIVELQKLQASVTPQPFSEMEPVLRTGLNGEELEAVFSDFDRTPVAAASVAQVYHATLRQNGQRVAVKIQRPGVQKKIGADFEILRWFAHQAHQRIEALQAYNLPEIVDELGRGLEEELDFRVEAHNVSYFLERNKDSEHVTAPRAYIAYSSATVLVMDFAEGTKIRDIEPGSPLAKAAASNGASSLFHQILVDGFFHADPHAGNVLVQPGGRICFLDWGLVGQLTRQMRYTLVDLFEAFLSGDSAQVVRVAMDLERSSSIYPNTRRMEREILYALRETFDPATGKGEIGRAMLRLLHIFGENGIEIAQDYALVAKAVYTIEETGTRLDPEFSLSASFMPAVKKLIAQRRNPKALLQNFRRTFASGFSRIQELPAEMHRVLRLLESGRTTINFQHRGLEDMDDVLNSASNKLTIGLIIAAMIIGSSIIIATKIPPLVGENMSLLGLVGYLLSAMLGLWIVYNILRHGPHK, encoded by the coding sequence ATGAAACCCTTCGGCTGGCTCACCAACGCCGCTCGGATGCGCGAAATCATTGCCGTTCTCTGGCGCAATGGTTTCGACGGCTTTCTGCAAAAAATCCGGCCGCCGTCGGGGCTGCTCCGCCGCCTCACGCCGAAGCCCCGCTCGCGTCACAGCCTTTGGGAACGCATCCGCATCACGCTCGAGGAGCTCGGCCCGACCTTTGTTAAATTCGGCCAAATCCTCAGCATGCGGCCCGATGCGTTTCCCGAGCCGCTGATTGTCGAGCTGCAAAAACTCCAGGCCAGCGTAACACCGCAGCCCTTTTCGGAAATGGAACCCGTGCTTCGCACCGGACTCAACGGCGAGGAGCTTGAGGCTGTTTTTTCCGACTTTGACCGCACTCCCGTCGCCGCGGCCTCCGTCGCGCAAGTTTACCACGCCACGCTCCGCCAAAACGGCCAGCGCGTCGCCGTCAAAATCCAGCGTCCCGGAGTTCAGAAAAAAATCGGCGCCGACTTTGAAATCCTGCGCTGGTTCGCGCACCAGGCGCACCAGCGCATTGAGGCGCTGCAAGCTTACAACCTGCCCGAGATTGTTGACGAACTGGGACGCGGCCTTGAGGAGGAGCTCGATTTCCGTGTCGAGGCGCACAACGTCTCCTATTTTCTAGAACGCAACAAAGACAGCGAGCACGTCACCGCTCCGCGCGCTTATATTGCGTATTCAAGCGCCACGGTTCTCGTCATGGATTTTGCCGAAGGCACCAAAATCCGCGACATCGAACCCGGTTCGCCCCTCGCAAAGGCCGCCGCCAGCAACGGCGCGTCATCCCTTTTCCATCAAATTCTCGTCGACGGTTTTTTCCACGCCGACCCGCACGCGGGCAATGTCCTTGTGCAGCCGGGCGGTCGCATCTGTTTTCTCGACTGGGGGCTCGTCGGGCAGCTCACGCGCCAGATGCGCTACACGCTCGTCGATCTCTTCGAGGCGTTCCTGAGCGGCGACTCCGCGCAAGTCGTGCGCGTGGCGATGGACCTTGAGCGAAGCAGTTCCATTTATCCCAACACCCGCCGCATGGAGCGCGAAATCCTCTACGCCCTCCGCGAGACGTTTGATCCCGCGACCGGCAAGGGTGAAATCGGACGCGCCATGCTGCGCCTCCTCCATATCTTTGGTGAAAACGGAATCGAGATCGCGCAGGATTACGCGCTCGTGGCGAAGGCCGTTTACACAATCGAGGAAACCGGCACGCGGCTCGACCCGGAGTTTTCGCTTAGCGCAAGCTTCATGCCCGCGGTGAAAAAACTCATCGCCCAGCGGCGCAACCCCAAGGCATTGCTGCAAAACTTCCGGCGCACCTTTGCCAGCGGATTCAGCCGCATTCAGGAACTGCCCGCCGAAATGCACCGCGTGTTGCGCCTCCTCGAATCGGGCCGCACCACGATTAATTTTCAACATCGCGGCCTCGAGGACATGGACGACGTGCTCAATTCCGCGAGCAACAAACTCACCATCGGCTTGATCATCGCCGCAATGATCATCGGCTCCTCAATCATCATCGCGACAAAAATACCGCCGCTGGTCGGTGAAAACATGTCGTTGCTCGGCCTCGTCGGCTACCTGCTCTCAGCCATGCTCGGGCTCTGGATCGTTTATAATATTTTGCGGCACGGGCCGCATAAATAG
- the ychF gene encoding redox-regulated ATPase YchF, producing the protein MLKAGIVGLPNVGKSTLFNALTRSRKAEAANYPFCTIDPNVGVVTVPDERAYVLQRIAKTQVVIPAAVEFVDIAGLVAGASKGEGLGNQFLANIREVDAIVEVVRCFEDSDVVHTMGVVDPVRDIEVINTELVLADLESVTKRIEKTQKKAKSGDKEAITEMALLERLVPHLNEGKTANVLPGATEDDRAMMKLFQLLTAKPVLFACNVAEGDLATANENPFVQKVAEYVRTHHDAAYVPISAKIEAELIELPPEEAKAFLKDLGVDDSGVSMLIRESYSLLGLQTYFTAGEKEVRAWTIKKGWKAPQAAGVIHTDFEKGFIKAEVVSFEDLSRLGSVLAAREAGKYRLEGKDYVFQDGDVALFRFNN; encoded by the coding sequence ATGCTCAAAGCAGGCATCGTCGGCCTTCCCAACGTAGGCAAATCCACTCTCTTCAACGCCCTCACACGCTCCCGCAAGGCGGAGGCCGCGAACTACCCGTTTTGCACCATCGACCCGAATGTCGGCGTCGTCACCGTGCCCGACGAGCGCGCCTACGTGCTGCAAAGAATCGCCAAGACGCAGGTCGTGATTCCCGCGGCGGTTGAGTTTGTTGACATCGCCGGACTCGTTGCGGGCGCAAGCAAGGGTGAGGGCCTCGGCAACCAGTTTCTTGCCAACATCCGCGAGGTGGACGCCATCGTGGAAGTCGTGCGTTGCTTCGAGGATTCCGACGTCGTGCACACAATGGGCGTGGTCGACCCCGTGCGCGACATCGAGGTGATCAACACCGAGCTCGTGCTCGCCGATCTCGAATCCGTGACGAAGCGCATCGAGAAAACGCAGAAAAAAGCGAAGTCCGGCGACAAGGAGGCCATCACGGAAATGGCGCTTCTCGAAAGACTCGTGCCGCATCTCAACGAGGGCAAAACCGCCAACGTGCTTCCCGGCGCAACCGAGGACGACCGGGCGATGATGAAACTCTTCCAACTGCTCACCGCCAAGCCCGTGCTCTTCGCATGCAACGTCGCAGAGGGCGATCTTGCCACGGCAAATGAAAACCCGTTCGTGCAAAAAGTCGCCGAGTATGTGCGCACGCACCACGACGCGGCCTATGTGCCGATCTCCGCGAAGATTGAGGCCGAGCTCATTGAGTTGCCGCCCGAGGAGGCGAAGGCGTTTTTGAAGGATCTCGGCGTGGACGACTCCGGTGTTTCAATGCTGATCCGCGAATCCTATTCGCTTCTCGGCCTGCAAACCTACTTCACCGCCGGTGAAAAGGAAGTGCGCGCGTGGACGATCAAAAAAGGCTGGAAGGCGCCGCAAGCCGCCGGCGTCATTCATACCGATTTCGAAAAAGGTTTCATCAAGGCCGAGGTTGTCAGCTTCGAGGACCTCTCGAGACTGGGCAGCGTGCTCGCCGCGCGCGAGGCCGGCAAATACCGCCTCGAAGGCAAGGATTACGTCTTTCAGGACGGCGATGTCGCGCTGTTCCGGTTTAATAATTAA
- a CDS encoding L-rhamnose/proton symporter RhaT yields the protein MHSNPILGVVFHWLGGLASGSFYVPYKGVKKWAWEVYWLVGGVFSWIVCPAFFAWLITKDHNAFGILREIWQNEGIAPFVWPYVFGMMWGCGGLTFGLTMRYLGMSLGMGVALGYCTVFGTLLPPLLKIFVDLGPAVPKSLVDIVQTRGGIVTMVGIAVTVLGIFIAAKAGLTKEREMPEAEKKKAIAEFDFKKGILVATFSGVMSAGMAFAITAGNPIAQAIEAGGTDKLWAGIPRLVVILLGGFTTNFIWCVYLNIKNKTGYQYLASHLRSGHANLAPQNLAQPAAGRAPSADALRIPRASNFFFSALAGATWYFQFFFYNMGESQMGEYGFASWTLHMASIIIFSTLWGVYFKEWSGVSAKARRLITAGIATLIISTVVIGLGTWLDT from the coding sequence ATGCACTCCAATCCTATTCTCGGCGTTGTTTTCCATTGGCTAGGCGGCCTGGCATCAGGCAGCTTTTATGTCCCTTACAAGGGGGTTAAAAAGTGGGCGTGGGAGGTTTACTGGTTGGTTGGCGGCGTTTTCTCGTGGATTGTCTGTCCCGCGTTTTTTGCGTGGCTGATTACGAAGGATCACAACGCCTTCGGCATTCTCCGAGAGATCTGGCAAAACGAGGGCATCGCGCCGTTCGTGTGGCCATATGTTTTTGGCATGATGTGGGGCTGCGGCGGGCTCACGTTCGGGCTGACGATGCGTTACCTGGGCATGTCGCTCGGCATGGGTGTGGCGCTTGGATATTGCACGGTTTTCGGCACGCTGCTGCCGCCGTTGCTCAAGATTTTTGTCGATCTCGGCCCCGCGGTTCCCAAGAGCCTTGTTGACATCGTCCAGACCCGAGGCGGCATCGTCACCATGGTCGGAATCGCGGTGACCGTGCTTGGCATTTTTATTGCCGCGAAAGCCGGGCTCACCAAGGAGCGCGAGATGCCCGAGGCGGAAAAGAAAAAGGCGATCGCGGAATTTGATTTCAAGAAGGGCATTCTCGTCGCGACCTTCTCCGGTGTCATGAGCGCGGGCATGGCCTTTGCCATCACGGCGGGAAATCCCATCGCGCAAGCAATCGAGGCCGGCGGGACGGACAAGCTCTGGGCCGGCATTCCGCGCCTCGTCGTTATTCTCCTCGGCGGGTTCACGACCAACTTTATCTGGTGCGTGTATCTCAACATCAAAAACAAGACCGGTTACCAATATCTCGCCAGCCACCTGCGCAGCGGGCACGCCAACCTCGCCCCGCAAAACCTCGCGCAACCCGCCGCCGGCCGCGCGCCCTCCGCTGACGCGCTTCGCATCCCGCGCGCGAGCAACTTCTTTTTTTCCGCCCTCGCCGGCGCCACTTGGTATTTCCAGTTCTTCTTCTACAACATGGGTGAGTCGCAGATGGGCGAATATGGTTTCGCGAGCTGGACGCTCCACATGGCGAGCATCATCATTTTCAGCACGCTCTGGGGCGTGTATTTCAAGGAGTGGAGCGGCGTGAGCGCCAAGGCCCGCCGCTTGATCACGGCCGGCATCGCGACGCTGATTATTTCCACGGTTGTCATCGGTCTCGGCACCTGGCTTGACACATGA
- the prfA gene encoding peptide chain release factor 1, translated as MEQLPDIAPFKLRLDELDAQMSAPDFYQNPRKAADVSREQQKLKALIDDHIAFEKTGLEITEAQTLVKDPAADPDLKELAAAELPELERKRTQLRETVLESMIPPDPSDSRNTVMEIRAGTGGDEASLFAGDLFRMYTRYAENRGWRVQPMSSSGTERGGYKEVIFLITGQDVYRQLKFESGVHRVQRIPVTEANGRIHTSTVTVAVLPEAEEVDIHIDPQELEITVSRASGPGGQGVNTTDSAVQILHKPTGLIVQCADERSQLKNKARAMTVLRSRLLKLKEDEEREKYAEHRRSQIGTGGRSERIRTYNFPQNRLTDHRIGLTLYSLPQVMEGDIDEIITALQRVDFEEKFARLTGKEYTGPSATRGGADDED; from the coding sequence ATGGAACAGCTTCCCGACATCGCTCCCTTCAAACTCCGCCTCGATGAACTCGATGCGCAGATGTCCGCGCCCGATTTTTATCAAAATCCCCGCAAGGCCGCCGATGTTTCCCGCGAACAGCAAAAGCTGAAAGCCCTCATCGACGACCACATCGCCTTCGAAAAAACCGGGCTTGAAATCACCGAGGCCCAAACTCTCGTCAAGGACCCCGCCGCCGATCCCGACCTCAAGGAACTCGCCGCCGCCGAACTCCCCGAGCTTGAGCGCAAACGCACACAGCTTCGCGAAACCGTCCTTGAGTCCATGATTCCGCCCGACCCCAGCGATTCGCGCAACACCGTCATGGAAATCCGCGCCGGCACCGGCGGAGACGAGGCCAGCCTTTTCGCCGGCGATCTCTTCCGGATGTATACCCGCTATGCCGAAAACCGCGGTTGGAGAGTCCAGCCCATGAGCAGCAGCGGCACCGAGCGCGGCGGCTACAAGGAAGTCATTTTCCTCATCACCGGCCAGGATGTTTACCGGCAGCTCAAGTTTGAAAGCGGTGTGCATCGCGTGCAACGCATCCCCGTCACCGAGGCCAACGGCCGCATCCACACCTCCACCGTCACCGTCGCAGTCCTTCCCGAGGCCGAGGAGGTCGACATCCACATCGACCCGCAGGAGCTCGAAATCACCGTCAGCCGCGCTAGCGGTCCCGGCGGGCAGGGTGTCAACACAACCGACTCCGCCGTGCAAATCCTGCACAAGCCCACCGGACTCATTGTGCAATGCGCCGACGAACGCTCGCAGCTCAAAAACAAGGCGCGCGCCATGACCGTCCTCCGTTCGCGCCTCCTCAAGCTCAAGGAGGACGAGGAGCGTGAAAAATATGCCGAGCACCGCCGCAGCCAGATCGGCACCGGCGGGCGCAGCGAACGCATCCGCACCTACAATTTTCCGCAAAACCGCCTCACCGACCACCGCATCGGCCTCACGCTTTACAGCCTCCCGCAAGTCATGGAGGGAGACATCGACGAAATCATCACCGCGCTCCAACGGGTTGATTTCGAGGAGAAGTTTGCCCGCCTCACCGGCAAGGAATACACCGGCCCCAGCGCCACCCGCGGCGGCGCGGACGACGAGGACTGA
- a CDS encoding DUF1638 domain-containing protein, protein MPQNSPRIAVIACSVLEDEVDHFARGLPHVKVIEYLPQLLHNEPVRLRAELQAAVERCEANPAVDAIVLAYGLCSRGVEGLRHARCPLVIARAHDCVTLYLGSKERYSEYLKNYPGTYWYSPGWIKAHAPPGPDRDAYLREEYAKQFEPEDVEYLVEQERLWTAHYDRAAYIGLGAGEKPEQVEYTKQCAACLGWVFDHVRGDESLMRDLFAGPDKWDAERFLIVPPNHGIQLTADDSVIKAVPLEESK, encoded by the coding sequence ATGCCGCAAAACTCGCCGCGCATTGCCGTGATCGCCTGCTCCGTCCTTGAAGACGAGGTGGATCATTTTGCGCGAGGGTTGCCGCATGTGAAGGTGATCGAGTATTTGCCGCAGTTGTTGCACAACGAGCCGGTGCGTTTGCGCGCTGAATTGCAAGCCGCGGTGGAGCGTTGCGAGGCGAACCCGGCGGTGGACGCAATCGTGCTGGCCTACGGTTTGTGCAGTCGCGGCGTGGAAGGGTTGAGGCATGCGCGGTGTCCGCTCGTGATCGCGCGCGCACACGATTGCGTGACGCTTTATCTGGGCTCGAAGGAGCGTTACTCGGAATATCTTAAAAATTACCCGGGCACCTATTGGTATAGCCCCGGCTGGATCAAGGCGCACGCTCCACCCGGCCCGGATCGCGACGCGTATTTGCGGGAGGAATACGCGAAACAGTTCGAGCCGGAGGACGTGGAATATTTGGTCGAGCAGGAACGGCTCTGGACCGCGCATTACGATCGCGCCGCCTACATCGGGCTCGGCGCGGGCGAAAAACCGGAGCAGGTGGAATACACGAAGCAATGCGCCGCGTGCCTTGGCTGGGTGTTCGATCACGTGAGGGGCGACGAGTCGCTGATGCGCGATTTGTTTGCCGGGCCGGACAAGTGGGACGCGGAGCGTTTTCTGATCGTGCCGCCGAATCACGGCATTCAGTTGACCGCCGATGACTCCGTGATCAAAGCCGTGCCGCTGGAGGAGTCGAAATGA
- a CDS encoding ASKHA domain-containing protein → MSAADSLHVRAADETRELPLAPADLAAANTSMLTDFLAKRGLALNTRCGGRGLCSGCLVEIERAGGKHEQARACRMPLAEAVGAAAENAVISIPSRSLLKQQPSVVDDFRVNIPMARDPLVAGARYGAAVDVGTTTVAVIVCDFENGKVLARASAFNAQIRFGEDVLTRIQHCCTNGAPAVRELQHALMAETIQPLIEKACARAGIAKGDVGAIAIAGNTTMQHLAADVDPAPLGAHPFTPAFLEHRVYSAEALGLAWRGLPVHLLPGLSSYVGADLTAGLIATGLIYEDGPSLLVDVGTNGEIIAKTGDRIVGCATAAGPAFEGAGLSCGMRAARGAIERVRMSVNADGVFEMRLDVIGSGESSAPLKPIGMCGSAYIDFLWEARRAGLLMPNGRFAPREKLPAGVCVEVDEHGKKFRIHEHGASGPLWISEMDVVKLLQAKAAIGAGICTLLDVLGIKARDIKRLYLAGGFGMHLSLEHAIGCGLLPGFAPEQIEVVGNTSLGGAYLAINDKSLLDEMEAARKRFEAVELNLHPNFEDAYIDNLSLE, encoded by the coding sequence ATGAGCGCGGCCGATTCATTGCATGTGCGCGCGGCCGATGAGACGCGCGAACTGCCGCTTGCTCCGGCTGATCTTGCCGCCGCGAACACAAGCATGTTGACGGATTTTCTGGCAAAACGCGGACTGGCGTTGAACACGCGTTGCGGCGGGCGCGGATTGTGCAGCGGATGCCTGGTCGAAATCGAGCGCGCCGGAGGGAAACACGAACAGGCGCGCGCGTGCCGGATGCCGCTTGCGGAAGCGGTGGGCGCGGCGGCGGAAAACGCCGTCATCTCGATTCCGTCGAGATCGTTGTTAAAACAGCAGCCGTCGGTCGTGGATGATTTTCGCGTCAACATTCCGATGGCGCGAGATCCGCTGGTCGCGGGTGCGCGTTACGGCGCGGCGGTGGATGTGGGAACGACGACGGTGGCGGTGATCGTGTGCGATTTTGAAAACGGAAAAGTGCTTGCGCGCGCATCGGCATTTAATGCGCAAATCAGGTTCGGCGAGGACGTGCTCACGCGGATTCAACATTGTTGCACGAACGGCGCGCCGGCGGTGCGCGAATTGCAGCATGCGTTGATGGCGGAAACCATTCAGCCGTTGATCGAAAAAGCCTGCGCCAGGGCGGGCATCGCAAAAGGGGATGTGGGCGCGATCGCGATCGCGGGCAACACGACGATGCAACATCTCGCGGCGGACGTCGATCCGGCGCCGTTGGGCGCGCATCCGTTCACGCCGGCGTTTCTGGAGCATCGCGTGTATTCGGCGGAGGCGCTGGGTTTGGCGTGGCGCGGGCTGCCCGTGCATTTACTGCCCGGACTTTCCTCCTACGTTGGCGCGGATTTGACGGCGGGGCTGATCGCGACGGGATTGATTTACGAGGACGGTCCGTCACTGCTCGTCGACGTGGGGACGAATGGTGAAATCATCGCAAAAACGGGCGACCGCATCGTGGGCTGCGCAACGGCGGCGGGGCCGGCGTTCGAGGGCGCGGGATTGTCGTGCGGCATGCGCGCGGCGCGCGGCGCGATCGAACGCGTGCGCATGAGCGTGAATGCCGATGGCGTTTTTGAGATGCGACTCGACGTGATTGGATCCGGTGAAAGCAGCGCTCCCCTGAAGCCAATCGGCATGTGCGGCTCGGCTTACATCGATTTTCTATGGGAAGCGCGGCGCGCGGGGTTGCTCATGCCAAACGGCCGTTTTGCGCCGCGGGAAAAGCTGCCCGCGGGCGTGTGCGTGGAGGTTGATGAGCACGGAAAAAAGTTTCGCATCCACGAACACGGCGCGTCGGGACCACTGTGGATTTCCGAAATGGATGTCGTGAAATTGCTGCAGGCGAAAGCGGCGATTGGCGCGGGCATTTGCACGTTGCTGGACGTGCTCGGTATCAAAGCGCGTGATATAAAACGGCTTTATCTTGCGGGCGGTTTCGGCATGCATCTGTCACTCGAACATGCTATCGGCTGCGGCCTGCTGCCCGGCTTCGCGCCGGAGCAGATCGAGGTGGTCGGCAACACATCACTCGGCGGCGCGTATCTGGCGATAAACGACAAATCGCTGCTTGATGAAATGGAAGCCGCGCGAAAACGCTTCGAGGCCGTCGAGCTAAACCTGCACCCGAATTTCGAGGACGCGTATATTGACAACCTGTCCCTGGAGTAA
- a CDS encoding 3'-5' exonuclease encodes MITMRWTEIPIHFIDFEGSIASGILEYGVVTLRGGRVEKTRTRFCRATGRVRNEDAAIHGLTAGLVAHSEPFATDGEFAYFAGLREAGPLGAHFAHAENSLIKSAWPYSRQSPDFARGGSHATAEWGPWIDTGRLYAEVFPQLKSGQLETLVAAFGLKAELDLMAAEHCPEGRRRYHAALYDALAAALLLVSLGRRPEFANMTVPWLLQTSTANPEKRDAMRQEELF; translated from the coding sequence GTGATCACCATGCGCTGGACCGAGATTCCCATTCACTTCATTGATTTCGAGGGGAGTATTGCGTCCGGAATTCTTGAATACGGTGTGGTTACCCTGCGGGGCGGTCGTGTTGAAAAAACACGCACGCGGTTTTGCCGGGCGACCGGCCGCGTGCGCAATGAGGACGCGGCGATCCACGGCCTCACGGCGGGACTGGTCGCGCATTCCGAGCCGTTTGCGACGGACGGGGAGTTCGCGTATTTTGCGGGATTGCGCGAGGCGGGGCCGCTCGGGGCGCATTTTGCGCACGCGGAAAACTCGCTCATCAAATCCGCGTGGCCCTATTCGCGGCAGTCGCCCGATTTTGCGCGCGGCGGCTCGCATGCAACCGCTGAGTGGGGGCCGTGGATTGACACGGGGCGCTTGTATGCGGAGGTTTTCCCGCAGCTCAAGTCCGGCCAACTGGAAACACTCGTCGCAGCGTTTGGCTTGAAGGCGGAGCTCGACTTGATGGCGGCGGAGCATTGTCCCGAGGGACGGCGGCGCTACCATGCCGCGCTCTACGACGCGCTCGCGGCGGCGTTGTTGCTGGTTTCGCTCGGACGGCGGCCGGAGTTTGCCAACATGACGGTGCCGTGGCTTTTGCAAACAAGCACGGCAAATCCCGAAAAACGCGACGCCATGCGGCAGGAGGAATTGTTTTAA
- a CDS encoding SPASM domain-containing protein, whose amino-acid sequence MFSEKCGRALAIEHNGDVYTCDHYVYPHYKLGNVMTDALADMVDSPMQTAFGDSKADSLPRYCRKCPVHFACHGECPKHRFLTTPDGEDGLAYLCGGYKKFYAHIDSPMRTMTALLRQGRAPAEIMQIPRAQWMRGPKLR is encoded by the coding sequence GTGTTTTCGGAAAAATGCGGACGCGCCCTCGCCATTGAGCACAACGGCGACGTTTACACCTGCGACCATTACGTTTATCCGCACTACAAGCTCGGCAATGTGATGACCGACGCGCTCGCCGACATGGTCGACTCGCCCATGCAAACCGCCTTCGGAGATTCAAAGGCCGACTCGCTCCCGCGCTACTGCCGGAAGTGCCCCGTGCATTTCGCCTGCCACGGCGAATGCCCCAAGCACCGCTTTCTCACCACGCCCGATGGCGAGGACGGCCTCGCGTATTTGTGCGGTGGATACAAAAAATTCTACGCGCATATCGACTCGCCCATGCGAACCATGACCGCGCTTTTGCGACAAGGGCGCGCGCCCGCCGAAATCATGCAAATCCCCCGCGCCCAATGGATGCGCGGACCAAAACTGCGATAA
- a CDS encoding phasin family protein, whose product MIDVIKRTMLAGVGAAVITKEKAEAAFAEWVKKGKISADEAKAMASKLADDGKAEYERSSAEVKQTVRELLDKAGVGQKDRIDALEKRLLALEIEVANLATHKDAPPQA is encoded by the coding sequence ATGATCGACGTAATCAAACGCACCATGCTCGCCGGTGTCGGCGCAGCCGTCATCACCAAGGAAAAAGCCGAGGCCGCCTTCGCCGAGTGGGTAAAGAAAGGCAAGATCTCCGCCGACGAAGCCAAGGCCATGGCCTCCAAGCTCGCCGACGACGGCAAAGCCGAATACGAACGCAGCTCCGCCGAAGTCAAACAAACCGTGCGCGAACTGCTGGACAAGGCCGGTGTCGGCCAGAAGGACCGCATCGACGCACTCGAGAAACGCCTTCTCGCGCTCGAGATCGAAGTCGCCAACCTCGCCACACACAAGGACGCGCCTCCGCAGGCGTGA